The following nucleotide sequence is from Salmo trutta unplaced genomic scaffold, fSalTru1.1, whole genome shotgun sequence.
gagagagagagagagaagagagagatagagagaagagaggagacgaggagaggggagagagagagagagaggagagagaggagaggagagagagagagaggagagagagagagagagaggagagagagagagagaggagagagaggagagagagagaggagagagagagagagagagaggagagagagatacaaagtgAAGGAGCTAGAgaacgaagagagagagaagagagagagagatagagaggagagatagaaaggagagatagagagaagagagagagagatagagaggagagatagaaaggagagatagagagaagagagagatagaaagtgaagagctagagagagaagagagagatagagagatagagagaagagagaggaaagagagagatagagagatagatagaagaaagagatagagagaacagagagatagagaagagaaaGTTCTAATATgtgacagccagacagccagactaAGACTACTAGCCACTATTCCAGACTAAAGTAACATCTCTCTGTTTTTCATCCCCACCCTGTCCTCTAACGCCAGATGCTTTCTCTCTACCTCCgtcttcctcatctctctcctttaCTATATTCTCTGGTTTGTAGTGAGgccagcctctctctctacctccctcttcctcatctctctcctttaCTATATTCTCTGGTTTGTAGTGAGgccagcctctctctctacctccctcttcctcatctctctcctttaCTATATTCTCTGGTTTGTAGTGAGgccagcctctctctctacctccgtcttcctcatctctctcctttaCTATATTCTCTGGTTTGTAGTGAGgccagcctctctctctacctccctcttcctcatctctctcctttaCTATATTCTCTGGTTTGTAGTGAGgccagcctctctctctacctccctcttcctcatctctctcctttaCTATATTCTCTGGTTTGTAGTGaggccagcctctctctctcagagccatTGATGGACACACCAGAGttgaagagaaacagagaaaacagAATATGAAAGAGAGAAAACTTCACAGGCACTCACAGAGGAGGacgagactgtgtgtgtgtgtgtgtgtgtgtgtgtgtgtgtgtgtgtgtgtgtgttctgacctcTGGCGGCCTCCTGTCCGTCCTTAGTGATCCTCCAATCCACCGCCACGCCCTCGCTCCCCCAGCTGACCAGTCTTACCCCCAGGCTCTGATTGGCTACGGTCAGCGGTGGGCAGTGCAGCTCCAACCGAGGGGGCAGAGCCACTCTGACCTCCCTGCGTgcacacacctggacacacacatatTCTGGTACATTCACACACATCCAAGCATGGGTTCTGTGTATTGTGTGTACTGTAACTTACAGTGTACAAGACTAAAAAGGTTTTCAGCTCTTTAACATCCAAGGTAAGAACGATAGAATTACCTCTAAAATgatagaattacctctagaacgatagaattacctctagaatgatagaatgatagaattacctctagaatgatagaattacctctagaatgttagaatgatagaattacctctagaacgatagaattacctctagaatgatagaattacctctagaatgatagaattacatctagaatgatagaatgatagaattacctctagaatgatagaattacctctagaatgatagaacgatagaattacctctagaatgatagaattacatctagaatgatagaatgatagaattacctctagaatgatagaattacctctagaacgatagaattacctctagaatgatggaattacctctagaatgatagaatgatagaattacctctagaatgatagaattacctctagaatgatagaattacctctagaatgatagaattacctctagaatgatggaattacctctagaatgatagaattacctctagaatgatagaattacctctagaatgatagaattacctctagaatgatagaattacctctagaatgatagaattacctctagaatgttagaatgatagaattacctctagaatgatagaattacctctagaatgttagaatgatagaattacctctagaatgatagaattacctctagaatgatagaattacctctagaatgatagaatgatagaattacctctagaatgatagaattacctctagaacgatagaattacctctagaatGATAGAATTACATCTACAATGATAGAATTatagaattacctctagaatgatagaattacctctagaacgatagaattacctctagaatgatagaacgatagaattacctctagaatGATAGAATGATAGAAATATCTCTATAATGATAGAATgatagaattacctctagaatgatagaattacctctagaatgatagaattacctctagaacgatagaattacctctagaatGATAGAATGATAGAAATATCTCTATAATGATAGAATgatagaattacctctagaatgatagaattacctctagaatGATAGAATTACATCAAGAACgatagaattacctctagaacgatagaattacctctagaatgatagaattacatctagaatgatagaattacctctagaaagatagaattacctctagaaCGATGGAATTACCTCTAGAATGATAGAATTACCTCTTGAACgatagaattacctctagaatgatagaattacatctagaatgatagaattacctctagaaagatagaattacctctagaatgatagaacgatagaattacctctagaatgatagaattacctctagaatgatagaattacctctagaatgatagaattacctctagaatGATAGAATAATAGAATTACATCTAGAATGATAGAATGATAGAATGACATCTAGAATGATAGAATTACCTCGAGAATGATAGAATTACCCCTAGAATGATAGAATgatagaattacctctagaatgatagaattacctctagaaCGACAGAATTTCCTCTAGAATgatagaattacctctagaaCGATCGAATTACCTCTAGAATGATAGAATTACATCTACAATGATAGAATGATAGAATGACATCTAGAATgatagaattacctctagaatgatagaatgatagaatgacatctagaatgatagaattacctctagaatGATAGAATGATAGAATTACATCTAGAATGATAGAATTACATCTAGAATGATAGAACAATAGAATTACCTCTAGAACAatagaattacctctagaatTATAGAATTACCTCTAGAACGATAGAACgatagaattacctctagaatgatagaattacctctagaatgatagaattacctctagaatgatagaatgatagaattacctctagaatgatagaacgatagaattacctctagaacgatagaattacctctagaatgatagaattacctctagaatgatagaatgatagaattacctctagaatgatagaattacctctagaacgatagaatgatagaattacctctagaacgatagaattacctctagaacgatagaattacctctagaatgatagaattacctctagaatgatagaattacctctagaacgatagaatgatagaattacctctagaacgatagaattacctctagaacgatagaatgatagaattacctctagaacgatagaattacctctagaacgatagaatgatagaattacctctagaatgatagaattacctctagaatgatagaattacctctagaacgatagaatgatagaattacctctagaacgatagaattacctctagaacgatagaattacctctagaatgatagaattacctctagaatgatagaatgatagaattacctctagaatgatagaacgatagaattacctctagaacgatagaattacctctagaatgatagaattacctctagaatgatagaattacctctagaatGATGGAACgatagaattacctctagaacgatagaattacctctagaatgatagaattacctctagaatgatagaattacctctagaatGATAGAATGATAGAATTACCTATAGAACGATAGAACgatagaattacctctagaatgatagaatgatagaattacctctagaatgatagaacgatagaattacctctagaatGATAGAATTACATCTAGAACgatagaattacctctagaatgatagaacgatagaattacctctagaatgatagaattacctctagaatGATAGAATTACATCTAGAACgatagaattacctctagaatgatagaattacctctagaacgatagaattacctctagaatgatagaacgatagaattacctctagaatgatagaattacctctagaatgatagaacgatagaatgatagaattacctctagaacgatagaattacctctagaatgatagaacgatagaatgatagaattacctctagaacgatagaatgatagaattacctctagaatgatagaacgatagaatgatagaattacctctagaacgatagaattacctctagaatgatagaattacctctagaatgatagaattacctctagaaCGATGGAATTACCTCTAGAATGATAGAACgatagaattacctctagaatGATAGAACTAAATGATAAAGGGTTACCTCCTTGGGTCCGGCCCAGGCGGTGACACTGACAGGGTAGCGCCCAGGGACGGCGTATTTATGACGCGTTGTCATGTCGACCGTTTCCGTAGCGTTGACCCGGGGTGAAAGGTCACCGAAGTCCCAGGAGAGAGTGACAGGGGTCACCGaagagaggatggacagatgaGCGGAGGAGTGGACGCTGacgggagggaaaggagggagagacgcAGCGAAGTCCACCGCAAAGACGTCATGGGCCAACGTCCAGCCACATTCCTTTAACCAAATCATAACAAAGTTGGAGTTAGTATCACAGCTAAGTACTTTAACCAATCAGAAGACAGCTACAGTTAGTATCACAGCTAAGTACTTTAACCAATCAGAAGACAGCTACAGTTAGTATCACAGCTAAGTACTTTGTAAATCACAATACAGAGCTGCTACATCTGTACTGTATGTTACTATGTACactgctttcagaaagtattcataccccttgacttattccacattttgttgtgttacagcctttaaaatggattaaattgtttttttctctcacccagctacacacaataccccataatgacaaagtgaatacaTGCTTTTACATCATTTTGCaagtttattgaaaatgaaatacattaatatataatttacataagtattcacaccactgagtcaatactttgtagaaacacctttgacagctgtgagtcttcctgggaaagtctctaagagctttgcacacctggattgtacaatatttgttctgtcaagttgattgttgatcattcctagacagacattttcaagtcttgccatagattttcaagccgattgaTGACAAaacctgtaactaggccactcagaaagattcaatgtcatcttggtaagcaactccagtgtagatctggccttgtgttttaggttattatcctgctgaaaggtgaattaatctcccagtgtaaAGCAGGCTGaacctctaggattttgcctgtgcttagctctattccatttatttttatcctaaaaaaactccttagtctttgctgatgacaagcatacccataacatgatgcagccacccaaAAAAGTCAAACTTAAAAaggttttatatacagtatatgaagagtgatatgttgtgttggatttcccccaaacataacgctttgtatccCGGACAAAGTTCATTTATTTGCCACGTTTTTTgcaattttactttagtgccgtattgcaaacaggatgcatgttttatatatattttttaaatgtaacagaccttttcactgtcatttagattagtattgtggagtaactatgttGGAGtaacaatgttattgatccatcctgttttctcctatcacagctagtaaactctgtaactgttttaaagtcaccattggcctcactgcgaaatccctgagcggtttccttcctctccggcaactgagttaggaaggacgcctgtatctttatagtgactgggtgtatagatacaccatccaaagtgtaactaaTAACTTTACCATACTCAAAAGGTACATTCAATGTATTTTtagttatatatatacacatctaccaataggtggcctTCTTTATGAGCCATTGGAAAGCCTcccaggtctttgtggttgattctgtttttgaaattcactgcttgactgagggatcttacagataattgtatgtgtggggtacagagatgaggtagtcattcacaaatcatgtcaaacactattattgcacacagagtgagttcatgcaacttattatgtgacttgttaagcatatttttattACTGAACGTATTAAGGCTTGTCATagcaaagtggttgaatacttattgactcaagacatttcagctttgcatttttaattaattagtaaaaatgtctaaaaacataattccactttgacattatggggtattgtgggtaggccagtgacataaaatcgcaatgtaatccattttaaattcaggctgtaccaTGTGGAAAAcctcaaggagtgtgaatactttctgaagacactgtatatgtACTAATGTAAATAGTTTTCGATAACAAAGTCATCAGGAAGTTAGAACAAAAACAAGGAAGTAATCAGGAAGTTATAACAAAAACATGGAAGTCATCAGGAAGTTATAACAAAAACAAGGAAGTAATCAGGAAGTTATAACAAAAACAAGGAAGTAATCAGGAAGTTATAACAAAAACAAGGAAGTAATCAGGAAGTTATAACAAAAACAAGGAAGTAATCAGGAAGTTATAACAAAAACAAGGAAGTAACCAGGACGTCGTAACAAAAACAAGGAAGTAATCAGGACGTCGTAACAAAAACAAGGAAGTAACCAGGAAGTTACAACAAAGAAAAAGTTATGAAGAAGTCATTAGCCAGTCTCCGTCCACCTTCATGACGTGAGGCTTGGTGCAGGCAGCAGAGCACTGAGCTTCACTGATGCGGTTGGGTTCATAGTTGGTGCTGCAGAGACACTCCCTCCGGGCCCCCAGGCCCCCGTAGCGCTGGGAGGCCCCGTAACACACAGAGTTACACTCCTCCCGGGAGAAGTTACCCGGCGTGGACGAAGAGAAGATGACCAGCTCACTGCCTCCTCCGCTGTGGTCACTGTCCTCCAGACAGGCTGCATAGTTCAGACCTGGTTAATCAAGACATTAATCAATCAACCAAGCAATACATCTAGAAATTAATGAATTACAACAACTGTGTATACTGTCCTCCAGACACACAGTACAGTTCACAGATCAATCAACTCAACAACtactgctatgtgtgtgtgtgtgtgtgtgtgtggtgcgtgcgtggtgtgtgtgtgtgtgtgtgtgtgtgtgtggtgtgtgtgtgtgtgtgtgtgtgtgtgtgtgcgtgggtgtgtgtgtgtgtgtgtgtgtgtgcgtgtgtgtgtgtgtgtgtgtgtgtgtgtgtgtgtgtgtgcgtgtgtgtgtgtgtgtgtgtgtcttaccgcAGGTGAGCAGTGACACATTGAGAAGTGGCTGGTGTCTCAGGTCGGGCGGTTGGACACAGAGCATGTTCTCTGGGTGACGTACAAGCACTCCCCTCTCCTGAAGCCAGCTCACCAGACGACATAACTTACAGTCACACACTAACGGGTTGCTGCTTAAGTCactgtggagggggagggagggaggagagggggagggagggggggagagagggaggaaggagagggatgggaggagagaggagagggaggaggggggagggaaagacagaaagagagaggaagggaggaaaaagggaggagagggatggaggagagaagagagggaggaaaggggagggagtgaaagagagaggaagggaggagatggatgggaggagagggatggaggagagaagagagggaggagaggggagggagtgaaagagagaggaagggaggagatggatgggaggagaaggaggagagggagggaaagagagaggaagggaggaggaggatgggaggagagaggagagggaggaggggggagggatgggaaagagaaagggaggagaaggatgggaggagagaagagagggaggagagggggagggagggagagagttggaCAGGGTTGGGTACAGAAGttaagagagaggaagaagagggaatgagagacaagggagagaagagagggaggagtggagtaTAATTAACATTAGTGTTCTTTGTGTGGGTGTGAGAGTGAGTTCATAGTGGAAATCTAAACATCAGAGAAATAACAGAGAGATCATACcaacacattctctctctgtctattttaGTCTCTGTTTCAGTTGGCTTTATGGGTGGGTACAGTCTATTTACATTGAACCAATACGGCCcgaagggggtgtggtatatggccaacatacaGCGACTAGGTGCTGTTCtcacagtctgatataccacagctgtcagtcagtcagcattcagggctccaaCCAGCCAGTTTCTAATGAAGTACATACCATATAGAGACATATACCATATAGAGACATATACCATATGGAGACATATACCATATAGAGACATATACCATATAGAGACATATACCATATAGAGACATATACCATATAGAGACATATACCATATAGAGGCATATACCATATAGAGACACATACCATATAGAGACATATACCATATAGAGACATATACCATATGGAGACATATACCATATAGAGACATATACCATATAGAGACATATACCATATAGAGACATATACCATATGGAGACATATACCATATAGAGACATATACCATATAGAGACATATACCATATAGAGACATATACCATATAGAGACATATACCATATAGAGACATATACCATATAGAGACATATACCATATAGAGACATATACCATATGGAGACATATACCATATAGAGACATATACCATATAGAGACATATACCATATAGAGACATATACCATATAGAGACATATACCATATAACAGTAGGACAACAGGACATCTGGACTGAGATGAACATCTTTAATAATCACACACTTAcctaaccagagagagagaacgagagaaagagagagagagagagagagagagagagagagagagagagagagagagagagagggatgaagagagagagagagagagagagagagagagagagagtagagtgcTCTTACTTACATTTctgttaaattaaataaattatCACATATTTCTTCTTCTATGGTGGTGATCTGGTTGTTACTCAAATCTCTGAAAAAGATAAAGAACGAGACAGAGGATGACAGACACATATCACCATGACAACCTCCGCCCTCTCTAACCGCCACGCCCTCTCTAACCGCCACGCCCTCTCTAACCTCCACGCCCTCTCTAACCTCCACGCCCTCTCTAACCTCCACGCCCTCTCTAACCGCCACGCCCTCTCTAACCGCCACGCCCTCTCTAACCTCCACGCCCTCTCTAACCTCCACGCCCTCTCTAACCTCCACGCCCTCTCTAACTTCCACGCCCTCTCTAACCGCCACGCCCTCTCTAACCGCCACGCCCTCTCTAACCGCCACGCCCTCTCTAACCTCCACGCCCTCTCTAACCGCCACGCCCTCTCTAACCTCCACGCCCTCTCTAACCTCCACCTCCACGCCCTCTCTAACCTCCACGCCCTCTCTAACCTCCACGCCCTCTCTAACCTCCGCCCTCTCTAACCGCCACGCCCTCTCTAACCGCCACGCCCTCTCTAACCTCCGCCCTCTCTAACCGCCACGCCCTCTCTAACCGCCACGCCCTCTCTAACCTCCGCCCTCTCTAACCTCCACGCCCTCTCTAACCTCCACGCCCTCTCTAACCTCCGCTCTCTCTAACCGCCACGCCCTCTCTAACCTCCACGCCCTCTCTAACCTCCACGCCCCCTCTAACCTCCACGCCCCCTCTAACCTCCACGCCCTCTCTAACCTCCACGCCCTCTCTAACCTCCacgccctctctaacccccacgccctctctaacccccacgCCCTCTCTAACCGCCACGCCCTCTCTAACCTCCACGCCCCCTCTAACCTCCACGCCCTCTCTAACCTCCACGCCCTCTCTAACCTTCACACTTTACATTCTACCCTTGTTTGTAAATGACCtgcctgctaaaataaaggtacaattaaatgtaaatgaaataacCCCTCTTCCCCTAGTTAAACCTCCCACCTCCATAATGGCCCCTCTTCCCCTAGTTAAACCTCCCACCTCCATAATGGCTCCTCTTCCCCTAGTTAAACCTCCCACCTCCATAATGGCCCCTCTTCCCCTAGTTAAACCTCCCACCTCCTAATGGCCCCTCTTCCCCTAGTTAAACCTCCCACCTCCATAATGGCCCCTCTTCCCGTAGTTAAACCTCCCACCTCCATAATGGCCCCTCTTTCCCTAGTTAAACCTCCCACCTCCATAATGGCCCCTCTTCCCCTAGTTAAACCTCCCACCTCCATAATGGCCCCTCCTCCCCTAGTTAAACCTCCCACCTCCATAATGGCTCCTCTTCCCCTAGTTAAACCTCCCACCTCCATAATGGCCCCTCTTCCCCTAGTTAAACCTCCCACCTCCATAATGGCCCCTCTTCCCCTAGTTAAACCTCCCACCTCCATAATAGCCCCTCTTCCCCTAGTTAAACCTCCCACCTCCATAATGGCCCCTCTTCCCCTAGTTAAACCTCCCACCTCCATAATGGCCCCTCTTCCCCTAGTTAAACCTCTCACCTCCATAATGGCCCCTCTTCCCCTAGTTAAACCTCCCACCCTCCATAATGGCCCCTCTTCCCCTAGTTAAACCTCCCACCTCCATAATGGCCCCTCTTTCCCTAGTTAAACCTCCCACCCTCCATAATGGCCCCTCTTTCCCTAGTTAAACCTCCCACCCTCCATAATGGCCCCTCTTTCCCTAGTTAAACCTCCCACCTCCATAATGGCCCCTCTTCCCCTAGTTAAACCTCTCACCTCCATAATGGCCCCTCTTCCCCTAGTTAAACCTCCCACCCTCCATAATGGCCCCTCTTCCCCTAGTTAAACCTCCCACCTCCATAATGGCCCCTCTTTCCCTAGTTAAACCTCCCACCCTCCATAATGGCCCCTCTTTCCCTAGTTAAACCTCCCACCCTCCATAATGGCCCCTCTTTCCCTAGTTAAACCTCCCACCTCCATAATGGCCCCTCTTCCCGTAGTTAAACCTCACACCTCCATAATGGCCCCTCTTCCCCTAGTTAAACCTCCCACCTCCATAATGGCCCCTCTTCCCCTAGTTAAACCTCCCACCCTCCATAATGGCCCCTCTTCCCCTAGTTAAACCTCCCACCTGCATAATGGCCCCTCTTCCCGTAGTTAAACCTCCCACCTCCATAATGTCCCCTCTTCCCCTAGTTAAACCTCCCACCTCCATAATGGCCCCTCTTCCCCTAGTTAAACCTCCCACCTCCATAATGGCCCCTCTTCCCCTAGTTAAACCTCCCACCTCCATAATGGCCCCTCTTCCCCTAGTTAAACCTCCCACCTCCATAATGGCCCCTCTTTCCCTAGTTAAACCTCACACCTCCATAATGGCCCCTCTTCCCGTAGTTAAACCTCCCACCTCCATAATGGCCCCTCTTTCCCTAGTTAAACCTCCCACCTCCATAATGGCCCCTCTTTCCCTAGTTAAACCTCCCACCTCCATAATGGCCCCTCTTCCCCTAGTTAAACCTCCCACCTCCATAATGGCCCCTCTTCCCGTAGTTAAACCTCCCACCTCCATAATGGCCCCTCTTCCCCTAGTAAAACCTCCCACCTCCATAATGGCCCCTCTTCCCTAGTTAAACCTCCCACCTCCATAATGGCCCCTCTTCCCCTAGTTAAACCTCCCACCTCCATAATGGCCCCTCTTCCCCTAGTTAAACCTCCCACCTCCATAATGGCCCCTCTTCCCCTAGTTAAACCTCCCACCTCCATAATGGCCCTCTTCCCCTAGTTAAACCTCCACTCATAATGGCCCCTCTTTCCCTAGTTAAACCTCACACCTCCATAATGGCCCCTCTTCCCGTAGTTAAACCTCCCACCTCCATAATGGCCCCTCTTTCCCTAGTTAAACCTCCCACCTCCATAATGGCCCCTCTTCCCCTAGTTAAACCTCCCACCTCCATAATGGCCCCTCTTCCCCTAGTTAAACCTCCCACCTCCATAATGTCTGGCTGTGTGGTGGTTTGGACAGTGCTGATGGAAAACACTGGAACAGACTGgtaggaggaaaggagaggggttgggtggcagagagaaggaggggttggGTGGCAGAGAGGGGTTGGGtggcagagagaaggaggggttgggtggcagagagaaggaggggttgggtggcagagagaaggaggggttgggtggcagagagaaggaggggttgggtggcagagagaaggaggggttgggtggcagagagaaggaggggttgggtggcagagagaaggaggg
It contains:
- the LOC115181511 gene encoding polycystin-1-like; protein product: MLCVQPPDLRHQPLLNVSLLTCGLNYAACLEDSDHSGGGSELVIFSSSTPGNFSREECNSVCYGASQRYGGLGARRECLCSTNYEPNRISEAQCSAACTKPHVMKECGWTLAHDVFAVDFAASLPPFPPVSVHSSAHLSILSSVTPVTLSWDFGDLSPRVNATETVDMTTRHKYAVPGRYPVSVTAWAGPKEVCARREVRVALPPRLELHCPPLTVANQSLGVRLVSWGSEGVAVDWRITKDGQEAARGQNTHTHTHTHTHTHTHTVSSSSVSACEVFSLSYSVFSVSLQLWCVHQWL